AACGGTCCGATCCGCTCAGATGGACTCGACTATCCGGCGACTCGGATAGAGCGACGCGAGTCCTTTGCGCAAATAGGCTTCCATTACATAGAGTGCGCCGGCGCCGATTACCGCGCCGGTCGTGCCCAGCAGAAAGACCGGCAGCAGCGCGTTGGGAAACAGCTTGTCGGCCGCCAGGTAGAACGGCACATGCACCAAGTAAAAGTGGTAGGAGAGTTCCGATAACTTGGCGATGATCGTTTCGGTCTGTTCCGGAAGCGAGAACGGAATCGCGGTCGACAAGATCGCGAATCCGGCGATCGTCACGCAGGCAAAGCCGGGATGGACGGCAAAGGTAAGGACGGCTGCTGTGATCGTGACTCCCAAGGTCAGCAGCGGCGAAGGGCGCTTGCCAAGTTGCCCCAGCGACAGCCCGGTCAAAAACGCCAACGTATTGGAAGCGAATCCTTGATCCCACCAAAGCCATGCGATCGACGCGACTACCAGCAGCGGCAACACGCGGCGATCCAGCTTGACGATCGCCGCTAGTAGATAACAGAACAACAACAGCGAAACAAACCAGAAATAGATGCCGACAATATCGCCGCGATGCGTCCAGCCGACGACGCCAGCCAATTCGGCGATCACCAGTGACAACGGCGCCGGTTTGTATTGCACGA
The nucleotide sequence above comes from Blastopirellula sp. J2-11. Encoded proteins:
- a CDS encoding acyltransferase family protein, which codes for MNAPRAEADKPPAQPIERLVWLDAARLGAMGLVALQHIITICDREPPQVLLGLDPGQIGVAIFFAISGLLAAQGKQGHAVRWLSKRLSRIYLPYWIAVTGVLSANYIVQYKPAPLSLVIAELAGVVGWTHRGDIVGIYFWFVSLLLFCYLLAAIVKLDRRVLPLLVVASIAWLWWDQGFASNTLAFLTGLSLGQLGKRPSPLLTLGVTITAAVLTFAVHPGFACVTIAGFAILSTAIPFSLPEQTETIIAKLSELSYHFYLVHVPFYLAADKLFPNALLPVFLLGTTGAVIGAGALYVMEAYLRKGLASLYPSRRIVESI